CATTTGCCGCGACGAGGCGGGCGTTGACCGAAGCGCATTCCATCAGGCGCTGAACGCCCAGGTGACGGCATTCTTCAAGGCGCGGCTGCAATAGCCGCGCGCCCGATCAGTGAATGACGCGCGCCGCCCGGCGCGCATGCTTGATTTCATACATGCGCGCATCGGCCAGCCGCACGGCGGCCTCCGCGTCCAGGCCGGCGGGATCCAGCGCCACCACACCCGTGCTGGCGCCTTCATAGGCAACGGTGGTGTCGCCCAGTTTGTATCGCCCCATCGTGGCGGCCAGGATGCGCTCTTCCATCGCGCGCGCGGCTTCTTCGGCCTCGGCCTGCGGCGTGATGCCGCCCGTGTCCGACCGCTTGCGGGCCAGCGCGGGGCCGGGCCCGATCAGCACGAATTCGTCGCCGCCCACGCGTCCCACCATGTCCGACCCCCGCAGCGCTGCGGCGATGCGCCGTGACGTTTCCTGCAGGAAGATGTCGCCCGCCTGGTGGCCGTACGTGTCGTTGATGCTCTTGAATCCATCCAGGTCGATGACACCGACCAGGACGGTGGCCTGTTCGCGCACGGCCCGCGCCAGCAGACGGTCCAGGGCCTCGAAAACCGCGCGGCGGTTGGGCAGGCCGGTCAGCATGTCGGTCAGCGCATAGGACATGAGCCTGACATTGGCCGAGTGCAACTGTTCAACGAGCATTTCGCGTTCGATGAAACTGGCGATCACGCTGGAAAACAGCTTCAGCACCGCTTCGGCCTGCGGGCTGATGTCGTGGCGCCGGGCGCTGGCCGCGCACAGGGTGCCGTACAGGGCGCCGTCATCGGCGCGCACGGGCGCACTGACGTAGGTCTGTATGCCAAGCTGCCGGGCCGCGTCCGAATCTGGCCAGCACTGCGCGACGTCGCTGGTGCACATGCGGCCTTCGTCCAGCGCGCGCTTGCACAGCGTGTCATCCCAAGGCACGGACAGGCCTTCCGGAATCTGCAGTTGCCCCACGTTGCGCGCGTAGCGCACGTGCTGCAGATCGGCCTTCAGGTCGATGGAGGTCAGGTAAGTGGATTCGAGTCCGGTGACGGCGCCCAGCATGTCCAGCAGCGGGCGGGTCAGTTGCTCGACCGACTTGGCGGCGGGCAGGGTGGTCGAAAGTTCGGCGAGGATGGGATCCAGCACGGCTACTCCTGGATGCATGGTCGGATGAACTTGCGGCCCGAGCTCCATGCCGGAGACCGGGCCGCCAATCTCACCATTATGCACGGCCTTGGACCCAGGCTGAAGACCGCTTATGCCATCACCAGCGACCGGTGCGCGCACACGCCCGCCATGACGCCCGATGCGCTGGCCAGCGTGGCATTGGACATCGGCGTGGATGCGTCTCCCGCCGCGAACACGCCGGGCACAGTGGTCTGCTTGAGTTCGTCCACCCGGATGACGGGTCCCTGAGGCCCCTCGTCGAACGCGCACCCCAGCTGTTCGGCAAGCGGACTGGCCATGTGCGCCCGGCTGGCGACGAACAGCGCGCGCAGCGGCAGCTCGCGGCCATCGGCCAGCACCACGCCGTCCAACGCAGGCGCTTCGCCCAGCAGCGCGACCACGGGCGTGCGCTCCACGTGGACACCGCGCGCGGCAAGATGCCGGGCTTCGTCGGGCGTCGGTTCGAACTGCGCCTGCGTGAAATACGTGGTCGGGCCCCAGTCGGGCAGCATCATGGCCTGATGGGCCGACATCGGATGCGCGGCCAGCACGCCCAGCGGATTGCCGGCCACTTCATAGCCATGGCAGTACGGGCAGTGCAGCACGGTCTGGCCCCAGCGCTCTTGCAGTCCGGGCAGCGGCGGCAGTTCGTCGCGCATGCCGGTGGCCAGGATCAGGCGCGCGCCGTGCACCTGCTGGCCGCTGGCCATCGCGACGTCAAAGCCGCCGTCCTGCGGCAGGGCTTCAATGGCCTCGTCGTCCAGAAACGCAACGGTCGGATAGCGGGCAAGTTGCGCTCGCGCGGCGGCCACGATCTCGTGCGGCGGCACGCCGTCCTGGCCCAGGAACCCGTGCGCGTGGGCGGCATAGCGGTTGCGGGGCCGCGCCGCATCCACCAGCAGAACCTTCCGGCGGGCGCGCGCCAGTTGCATGGCGGCGGAAAGGCCGGCAAAGCTGCCGCCGATGATGATGACGTCATAGTGCATGGAACGATCCTCTCTCAGGGGTTTCGATACTTGATAAGTTGCATGATAGGAGCGCAAGCGTTCTTATGCAACTTATGTTGTTGCGTTCTTCGCGATGGCGACGGGGAATGCCGCTTGCTGGAACTTGCGCCGCCGCCGAGCCGGGTTGCGCCGGTCCCCCGCGCGGGACTACCCTGAATTCCTCTACACCGGCAGCCGTCCACACGCGCCGGCCGCCAAGGAGACTGGCATGCAGCACACGACTGACCTGAACGGCCGCGTGGCCGTGGTGACAGGCGCGTCTTCAGGCATCGGACGCGCCACCGCGATCGGCCTGGCCGAAGCGGGCGCGCGGGTGGTGGTGAACCACCGGGCGGGCGGGGACTCGCAGGCCCGGGGCGCGGCGGTGGTGGAAACGATCCAGCGCAGCGGCGGCACGGCGGTCGCAGCCGCGGCGGACATCAGCCGGGAAGCCGACGTCGACCATCTGTTCGAGCAGGCCGTGCAGCATTTCGGCCGGGTGGACATCCTGGTCAACAACGCGGGCGTCGAGCACCCGTCGCCCATCGCCGACATGACGCTTGCGGATTGGCAGCGGGTCATCGACGTCAATCTGACCGGCCACTTCCTGTGCGCGCGGGCGGCGGCCCGGGCCTTCAAGTCGCAACCCCCCGATCCCGCCCGGCAGAATCGTTCCGTGGGCAACATCCTCTTCATCAGCTCGGTGCACGAAGTCATCCCGTGGGCGTTCCAGGTGAACTACGCGGCGTCCAAGGGCGGCATTTCGCTGCTGATGAAATCGCTGGCGCAGGAGCTGGCGCCCGACCGCATCCGCGTCAACTCCATCGCGCCCGGCGCCATCCGCACCGCGATCAACCAGCCGGCGTGGGACACGCCGCAGGCGCTGGCCAAGCTGCTGGAACTCATCCCGTACGGCCGGATCGGCGAACCCGAGGACATCGCGCAGGCGGCCGTGTGGCTGGCAAGCGATGCATCCGACTACGTCACCGGCACCACGCTCTTCGTGGACGGCGGCATGACGCTGTACCCCGAATTCCGCGGCGCGGGCTGAGGCCGGCATGTCCAAACCCCTGGAAGACTACGGACTCATCGGCAACATGCTGTCGGCCGCGCTGGTGGCGCGCGACGGCTCGATCGACTGGCTGTGCCTGCCCCATTTCGATTCGCCCGCATGCTTTGCCGCCTTGCTGGGCGATCAGCGTCACGGGCGCTGGCTGATCGCGCCGCACGGCAAGATCCGCGCCACGTCGCGCCGCTACGTGCCCGATACGGCGGTGCTGGAGACCCGTTTCGAGACCCGCACGGGCTCGGTGCTGGTGTACGACTTCATGCCGCTCAGCGATGACGACGAACGCGTGGACGTGGTGCGCATCGTGCGCGGCGAGTCCGGCCACGTGCAGATGGACATGGAGCTCATCCTGCGCTTTAACTACGGCCAGAGCGTGCCGTGGGTGCGGCGGCGCGATTACGGGCTGAACGCCATTGCGGGGCCGGACGCGGTCGAGCTGCATACGCCCATCGAGCTCGAAGGCCATGACATGAAGACCACGGCGCGCTTTTCGCTGCATCCGGGCCGCGTCGTGCCTTTCACGCTGTCCTATCACCGCTCGCACCGCACGCCCCGGTTCGTGCCCGACCGCGTCGAAAGCATGGACCGCACCGTCTCGTGGTGGCAGGAATGGGCCAAGCGCTGCCACTGGGACGGGCCGGGGGACGGGCGCCGCGACGCGGTGGTGCGCTCGCTGATCACGCTGAAACTGCTGACCTTCCAGCCTACCGGCGGGATCATCGCCGCGCCGACAACATCGCTGCCCGAAGCGCTGGGCGGCAGCCGCAATTGGGACTACCGCCATTGCTGGCTGCGCGACTCGGCGCTGACGCTGTACGCCTTGCTCAACGCCGGCTACCGCGAAGAGGCCGAGGCGTGGCGCCAATGGCTGCTGCGCGCAGTGGCCGGGCACCCCGATCAGTTGCAGATCATGTATGGCATTGCCGGCGATCGCTGGCTGCCCGAGCTGGAGATTCCCTGGCTGCCCGGCTACGAGGACAGCCAGCCGGTGCGCCGGGGCAATGGCGCGGCGGGGCAGAGCCAGCTCGACATCTACGGCGAACTCATCGATACGCTCTACGCCGCGCGCGTCGCGGACCTGGCGCCGCTGGCCGAAGCCTGGCGCTTGCAGAACGTGCTGCTCAAGCCGCTGGAGCAGCGCTGGCGCGAACTGGATCACGGCATCTGGGAGGTCCGGGGCGAACGGCGCGCGTTCACGCATTCGCGCGTGATGTGCTGGGTGGCGTTCGACCGGGCGGTCAAGGCGTGCGAACGCTGGGGCTTGAAGGGTCCGGTGGATGCCTGGCGCCGGCTGCGCGAACGCATCCACAAGGACATCTGCGAGCACGGCTACGACCGCACCCGCGGCTGCTTCGTGCAGAGCTACGGATCGCCGGCGCTGGACGCGAGCCTGCTGCTGATTCCGCAGGTGGGCTTTCTACCGGCGTCAGACCCCCGCGTGGCGGGCACCGTGCACGCGATCGAACGCGAACTCATGCACGGCGGCCTGCTGCGCCGCTATTCGGTGGAGGACACCGACGACGGCCTGGAGGGCGAGGAGGGCGTTTTTCTTGCCTGCAGTTTCTGGCTGGCGGACGCCTACGTGATGCAGGGCCGGCTGGGCGATGCCGAGCGGCTGTTTGACCGCCTGCTGTCCCTGCGCAACGACCTGGGGCTGCTGGCGGAAGAGTACGACGTCGTGCGGCGCCGGCTGGTCGGCAACTTTCCGCAGGGTTTCTCGCATATCGGCCTGGTCAACACGGCCTACAACCTGAGCCGCGCCATGGGACCGGCGCAGCAGCGCGCCGAACAGGACGCGCCACGGGCGTGAATGGGGAGGCGCGCCTCGGGCTCGGGGGGCGCGCGGGTGTATTCTCGCAATCACACGGCGCCGCCCGCCCGGCGCCGGTCATGCACATCACGTAGAACGCGCACATCACATAGAACGCGCGCCGCGGCCCGCCCGCCGGTGCGCCGCACCAGGAGAGACAAGCATGCTTTTGACCGACGAACAGCAAAGCGTCCAGGAGATGGCGC
The DNA window shown above is from Achromobacter spanius and carries:
- a CDS encoding SDR family oxidoreductase, with the protein product MQHTTDLNGRVAVVTGASSGIGRATAIGLAEAGARVVVNHRAGGDSQARGAAVVETIQRSGGTAVAAAADISREADVDHLFEQAVQHFGRVDILVNNAGVEHPSPIADMTLADWQRVIDVNLTGHFLCARAAARAFKSQPPDPARQNRSVGNILFISSVHEVIPWAFQVNYAASKGGISLLMKSLAQELAPDRIRVNSIAPGAIRTAINQPAWDTPQALAKLLELIPYGRIGEPEDIAQAAVWLASDASDYVTGTTLFVDGGMTLYPEFRGAG
- a CDS encoding sensor domain-containing diguanylate cyclase, encoding MDPILAELSTTLPAAKSVEQLTRPLLDMLGAVTGLESTYLTSIDLKADLQHVRYARNVGQLQIPEGLSVPWDDTLCKRALDEGRMCTSDVAQCWPDSDAARQLGIQTYVSAPVRADDGALYGTLCAASARRHDISPQAEAVLKLFSSVIASFIEREMLVEQLHSANVRLMSYALTDMLTGLPNRRAVFEALDRLLARAVREQATVLVGVIDLDGFKSINDTYGHQAGDIFLQETSRRIAAALRGSDMVGRVGGDEFVLIGPGPALARKRSDTGGITPQAEAEEAARAMEERILAATMGRYKLGDTTVAYEGASTGVVALDPAGLDAEAAVRLADARMYEIKHARRAARVIH
- a CDS encoding glycoside hydrolase family 15 protein; translation: MSKPLEDYGLIGNMLSAALVARDGSIDWLCLPHFDSPACFAALLGDQRHGRWLIAPHGKIRATSRRYVPDTAVLETRFETRTGSVLVYDFMPLSDDDERVDVVRIVRGESGHVQMDMELILRFNYGQSVPWVRRRDYGLNAIAGPDAVELHTPIELEGHDMKTTARFSLHPGRVVPFTLSYHRSHRTPRFVPDRVESMDRTVSWWQEWAKRCHWDGPGDGRRDAVVRSLITLKLLTFQPTGGIIAAPTTSLPEALGGSRNWDYRHCWLRDSALTLYALLNAGYREEAEAWRQWLLRAVAGHPDQLQIMYGIAGDRWLPELEIPWLPGYEDSQPVRRGNGAAGQSQLDIYGELIDTLYAARVADLAPLAEAWRLQNVLLKPLEQRWRELDHGIWEVRGERRAFTHSRVMCWVAFDRAVKACERWGLKGPVDAWRRLRERIHKDICEHGYDRTRGCFVQSYGSPALDASLLLIPQVGFLPASDPRVAGTVHAIERELMHGGLLRRYSVEDTDDGLEGEEGVFLACSFWLADAYVMQGRLGDAERLFDRLLSLRNDLGLLAEEYDVVRRRLVGNFPQGFSHIGLVNTAYNLSRAMGPAQQRAEQDAPRA
- a CDS encoding NAD(P)/FAD-dependent oxidoreductase, with product MHYDVIIIGGSFAGLSAAMQLARARRKVLLVDAARPRNRYAAHAHGFLGQDGVPPHEIVAAARAQLARYPTVAFLDDEAIEALPQDGGFDVAMASGQQVHGARLILATGMRDELPPLPGLQERWGQTVLHCPYCHGYEVAGNPLGVLAAHPMSAHQAMMLPDWGPTTYFTQAQFEPTPDEARHLAARGVHVERTPVVALLGEAPALDGVVLADGRELPLRALFVASRAHMASPLAEQLGCAFDEGPQGPVIRVDELKQTTVPGVFAAGDASTPMSNATLASASGVMAGVCAHRSLVMA